A region of the Conyzicola lurida genome:
TACCTCGAAGACGGACTCGCGGGGGAGACCTACCCCGACGCCGACGCCGCCACGGGATCGACGATCGTCGACGCGACCGGACTGTTGACTCCCGAGGGCAAGCTGCGCATCGTCAGACACGGCGTGATTTCGGATGACGCTATCCGGGAGATTGTCGGCGACCGATGCGAATAGTCCTCTACGTCCTGGTCACCGGGGCCTCGGCCGTCGTGACGTTCGGGTTCGCGTGGGTCATCCTCAAGCTGAGCCTGAAGTACCGCCTGTACCCGAAGGTGCGCGAGCGCGACGTGCACTCGCGCCCGACGCCGCGTCTCGGCGGTATCGCCATGTTCCTCGGCATCGTCGTCGCCCTCGGCGTCGCGTCGCAGGTGCCGGGGCTCAGCCTGATCTTCTCCGAGCCGCTCAAGGTGTGGGGGCTGCTGGCGGCGTCGCTCATCATCGTGCTCATCGGTGTCGCCGACGACATCTGGGACCTCGACTGGATGACCAAGCTCTCCGGTCAGATCATCGCCGGCGGGGTGCTCGCCTGGTCCGGCATCCAGATCTACACGCTGCCCATCGGCGGATACCTCGTGCCGCCGCCCATGGTGTCGCTCGTCATCACCGTGCTCGCCGTGGTACTCGTGATGAACGCGATCAACTTCATCGACGGGCTCGACGGGCTCGTCGCCGGCGTCGCGATCATCGCGAACGGCGTCTTCTTCATCTACAGCTACGTGCTCGCCACCTCCCAGGGCCAGTCCGAGTACTTCAACCTCGCGTCGCTCATCACCGCCGTGCTCATCGGTGCGTGCGTGGGATTCCTCCCGTTCAACTTCCACCCCGCGAAGATGTTCATGGGGGATGCCGGTGCTCTCCTGGTCGGCCTGCTGATGGCGGCATCCGCTATTTCGGTCACCGGCCAGGTCGACCCGGGCTTCCTCGACCAGCCCGACGTCTTCAGCGCCTACCTGCTGCCGGCCTTCATCCCGATCCTGCTGCCGTTCGCCGTGCTGCTGATCCCGCTGCTCGACTTCGCCCTCGCCGTCGTGCGCCGGCTGAGCAAGGGCAAGTCGCCCTTCTCGGCCGACCGGCTGCACCTGCACCACCGGCTGCTCGACATGGGGCACAGCCACCTGCAGTCGGTGCTGATCTTCTACGGCTGGACGGCCGTCATCGCCGTCGGCTGTCTCTCGTTCATGTTCCTCCCCTTCGTCTGGGCAGCACTCCTCGTGTTCCTCGGACTCATCGCCTGCAGCATCGTGACTTTCGGTCCGCTGCGTCACAGCAGGCGGTCCCGCACTCTCGTCGCGGCCGGTGTCACCGTGCCCGACGATTCCGCCCAGAAAGGCACCTCCCATGACTGAACCGACCCGTGAGTCGCGCGCCCAGGCCGAGACGAACTGGAGCTCGAGCGCGCTCAGCGCCACCGAGATCTTCACGCGCGTGCTGCGCTACACCGGTCTGCTCGCGATCGCGCTCATCGTCGTCGGGGGACTGGTCGGCTTCCTGGTCGCCGGAACCAACGGGCTGTGGAGCGCCGTGAGCGCCGCCGTAGTGGCCGTGATCTTCTCCGCGATCACCGTCGTGAGCATGATCACCGCGATCAAATACTCGCTCAACGCGTTCTTCGCGATCGTGATGGGGTCGTGGCTGCTGAAGTTCGTCGCCTTCGTGGTGGTGCTCCTCGTGTTGCGCGACCAGCCGTTCATCGACCCGATCGTGTTCTTCCTGACACTGGTCGTCGCGCTCGTCGGAACCGCCGTGATCGACGCGATCGTGGTCATGCGCTCCCGCGTGGCGTATGTCGACCAGTCGATTCTGCCGAAGCCTCCCGTCGATCCCGCCGAATAGCGCGGTTAAAAGGTTGCAGCGCATGCATGTTCCCCGTTCGGGTCATCGGCACGTGTCAACTATTGGTATTGTTTTAGAGATCGATCCGAGCGCTTCACCGCGCCGGTTGCGTGTCACCACTGTCCCTTCCGCCTCTGCTCGCGCATGCGCCCCACAAACAGGAGATAGCGCTGTTGTATAACGCTGTGAACCTGCTGCTCCCATTCGCCGAACACGGCGAAAGCGACGGCGCTTTCCATGCCCCCGGTATCGAGGAGTTCCTCGGCCTCCCGGCCCTGTTCTTCGAAGGCACACCGTTCGAGATCAACCGCATCATCCTGGTCAGGCTCTTCGCAGTCGCCGTGATGATCGTGCTGTTCTACATCGCGCTGCGTAAGGCGAAGCGCGTTCCCGGCCGTGGCCAGGGTGTCGCCGAGATGGCCCTCGACTTCGTCAAGGTGCAGATCGTCGACCAGGTGCTCGGCGAGAAGCTCGGCCGTAAGTACCTGCCGCTGCTCGCCTCGATCTTCTTCGCGGTCATCGCGATGAACATCACCGGCATCATCCCGGGTCTTAACATGGCCGGCACCGCGACGATCGCGATGCCGCTCGTCCTCGGGCTCGTGGCCTACGTCACGTTCATCTACGCGGGCTTCAAAGAGGTCGGCCCCGGCAAGTTCTTCAAGAACGCGCTGCTGCCCTCCGGCGTGCCGATCCCGGTCTACCTGATCCTGACCCCGGTCGAGTTCATCAACATCTTCATCGTGCGTCCGATCTCGCTCGCACTGCGACTCCTGCTCAACATGATGGTGGGCCACCTCCTCCTCGTGCTGTGCTTCTCGGCCACACACTTCTTCTTCTTCACTGCCGACGGCTGGTTCAGCCTGTTCGGCGTCGGCACCCTGCTCGGTGGATTCGTCTTCACCCTCGTCGAGCTCGCGGTCGCCGTACTCCAGGCGTACATTTTCACGCTTTTGACCTCTGTCTACATTCAGCAGTCTGCGGCAGAAGAACACTAGAGAAGACGGCTTCGCCAACCGGCGGACGCTGCCCTACCGAAAGGAAACACCAAGTGGACACCACCATTCTCGCCGAGGTCTCCGGCAACATCGCGACCGTCGGTTACGGCCTCGCAGCGATCGGCCCCGGCATCGGTGTCGGTATCGTCGCGGGCAAGACGGTCGAAGCAATGGCACGCCAGCCCGAAATGGCCGGCCGCCTGCAGACCACCATGTTCCTGGGTATTGCATTCGCCGAGCTCCTCGCGTTCATCGGCGTTGCGACCTTCTTCATCTTCGTCTAAGGCCGGTCCAGTAGATGATCAGCATCGCGACAGCGGCGGGTGATTCGGGTACGGAGACGAACCCGTTCATCCCCGCTATCTACGACATCGTTTGGTCGATCATTCCGTTCGCGATCATCGTCGCGTTCTTCGTGTTCTTCGTCATCCCGACGTTCCGCCGCATTCTCGACGACCGCGCCAGCGTCATCGAGGGTGGAATCGCCAAGGCCGAGTCCGCTCAGGCCGAGGCCGCGGCAGCGCTCGAGCAGTACAACGCTCAGCTCGCCGAGGGTCGCGCCGAAGCATCGCGAATCCGTGAGCA
Encoded here:
- a CDS encoding MraY family glycosyltransferase codes for the protein MRIVLYVLVTGASAVVTFGFAWVILKLSLKYRLYPKVRERDVHSRPTPRLGGIAMFLGIVVALGVASQVPGLSLIFSEPLKVWGLLAASLIIVLIGVADDIWDLDWMTKLSGQIIAGGVLAWSGIQIYTLPIGGYLVPPPMVSLVITVLAVVLVMNAINFIDGLDGLVAGVAIIANGVFFIYSYVLATSQGQSEYFNLASLITAVLIGACVGFLPFNFHPAKMFMGDAGALLVGLLMAASAISVTGQVDPGFLDQPDVFSAYLLPAFIPILLPFAVLLIPLLDFALAVVRRLSKGKSPFSADRLHLHHRLLDMGHSHLQSVLIFYGWTAVIAVGCLSFMFLPFVWAALLVFLGLIACSIVTFGPLRHSRRSRTLVAAGVTVPDDSAQKGTSHD
- a CDS encoding F0F1 ATP synthase subunit B, whose amino-acid sequence is MISIATAAGDSGTETNPFIPAIYDIVWSIIPFAIIVAFFVFFVIPTFRRILDDRASVIEGGIAKAESAQAEAAAALEQYNAQLAEGRAEASRIREQARLEGAAILAEFKENASAEAARITANAHVQIEAERQAAILSLRSEVGSLAIDLASGVIGESLADDTKASAVVDRFLAELEASEKVKAGK
- the atpE gene encoding ATP synthase F0 subunit C → MDTTILAEVSGNIATVGYGLAAIGPGIGVGIVAGKTVEAMARQPEMAGRLQTTMFLGIAFAELLAFIGVATFFIFV
- the atpB gene encoding F0F1 ATP synthase subunit A, whose amino-acid sequence is MNLLLPFAEHGESDGAFHAPGIEEFLGLPALFFEGTPFEINRIILVRLFAVAVMIVLFYIALRKAKRVPGRGQGVAEMALDFVKVQIVDQVLGEKLGRKYLPLLASIFFAVIAMNITGIIPGLNMAGTATIAMPLVLGLVAYVTFIYAGFKEVGPGKFFKNALLPSGVPIPVYLILTPVEFINIFIVRPISLALRLLLNMMVGHLLLVLCFSATHFFFFTADGWFSLFGVGTLLGGFVFTLVELAVAVLQAYIFTLLTSVYIQQSAAEEH